A window from Podospora bellae-mahoneyi strain CBS 112042 chromosome 1 map unlocalized CBS112042p_1, whole genome shotgun sequence encodes these proteins:
- the NAS6 gene encoding putative ankyrin-repeat protein (COG:O; EggNog:ENOG503NXYE), protein MENQDKFAIHAAARDGKATVVESLLNANPKLAKLKDDDGRLPIHWAASYNHHEIVNLLVQQKGFDVDVKDDMGWTPLMIAASVKDSDRVVDLLLARDADVNETILHFIASKSNLDLARKLLEEHKPPASVRVRDKRGQYPLHRAAAVGSVPLINLFLKHKSPLNASDSAGQTALHHAIAEGHGDAAVVLMKAGAEMDRKDNDGFLPLEVAPGIDVKKYIQRKAEEEGIDLP, encoded by the exons ATGGAAAATCAAGACAAGTTCGCCATCCACGCAGCCGCTCGTGACGGGAAAG CGACCGTTGTAGAGTCTTTGCTGAAT GCCAATCCCAAGCTCGCCAAGCTGAAAGACGACGATGGCCGTCTTCCCATCCACTGGGCGGCTTCGTACAACCACCACGAGATTGTCAACCTCCTGGTTCAACAGAAAGGGTTTGATGTCGACGTCAAA GATGACATGGGCTGGACTCCTCTCATGATCGCAGCCAGCGTCAAGGACTCGGACAGAGTGGtcgatctcctccttgccaGAGATGCCGACGTGAATGAGACAA TCCTCCACTTCATAGCCTCCAAGtccaacctcgacctcgccCGCAAGCTCCTCGAAGAGCACAAACCTCCCGCTTCCGTCCGCGTCCGCGACAAGCGAGGCCAGtaccccctccaccgcgccgccgccgtcggtTCGGTCCCCTTGATCAACCTGTTTCTCAAGCACAAAAGTCCCCTGAACGCCAGCGATTCAGCTGGACAAACGGCGTTGCATCATGCTATTGCCGAGGGGCATG GTGATGCggctgtggtgttgatgaaaGCTGGGGCTGAGATGGACAGGAAGGATAATGATGGGTTTCTGCCTTTGGAGGTGGCGCCTGGGATTGAT GTCAAGAAGTATATTCAGCgaaaggcggaggaggaggggattgATCTTCCATAG
- the PRP46 gene encoding pre-mRNA-splicing factor prp46 (COG:A; BUSCO:EOG09262KUJ; EggNog:ENOG503NVRR), which translates to MAAEVANGAGLETEVSHLESLILANARRSKSIYANTSTDSGRKRLKLDPGLASEDPDISKTSLSLRLHAEYEDVQTLPEVIAKKLPAAGPRKKKPKAAEEAPSKSEEHARKLIEGIPANKTGPGSNALVLSRRPGGAGAAGAGAKPSANRNDPQNMSLTRRQDNLLAQPRPDWHPPWKLQRVISGHLGWVRALAVEPNNKWFASGAGDRTIKIWDLASGQLKLTLTGHISTVRGLAVSPRHPYMFSCGEDKMVKCWDLETNKVIRHYHGHLSGVYTLKLHPTLDVLVTGGRDGVAHVWDMRTRSNVHVLSGHTGTVADLVCQEADPQVITGSLDSTVRMWDLAAGKTMGVLTHHKKGVRALTTHPTEFTFATGSTGSIKQWKCPEGAFMQNFDGHNAIINTLSVNDQNVLFSGGDNGSMSFWDWKSGHRFQALDTTAQPGSLDAESGVMSSIFDHSGSRLICGEADKTIKIWKEDPDATPETHPLEWKPTLAASRKF; encoded by the exons ATGGCAGCTGAGGTTGCCAACGGCGCTGGCCTCGAGACGGAAGTATCCCATCTCGAGTCCTTAATCCTGGCCAACGCCCGCAGATCGAAATCCATCTACGCCAACACATCCACAGATTCGGGAAGGAAACGGCTGAAGCTCGATCCCGGACTGGCATCAGAAGATCCCGACATCTCAAAaacatccctctccctccgcctTCACGCCGAATATGAAGACGTTCAGACCCTACCCGAAGTCATCGCGAAGAAGCTCCCGGCTGCCGGTCCtcgcaagaagaagccaaaagcAGCCGAAGAAGCACCATCAAAGTCAGAGGAGCACGCGCGCAAATTGATAGAAGGGATACCGGCAAACAAGACCGGGCCTGGTTCCAACGCTCTTGTCCTCTCCAGAAGACCAGGCGGCGCTggcgctgctggtgctggcgcAAAACCGAGCGCAAACCGCAACGACCCCCAAAATATGAGCCTCACCCGCCGACAAGACAACCTCCTCGCACAGCCCCGACCAGACTGGCACCCACCTTGGAAGCTCCAGCGCGTCATCAGCGGCCATCTCGGCTGGGTGCGAGCTCTCGCCGTCGAGCCAAACAACAAGTGGTTCGCCTCGGGCGCCGGCGACCGCACCATCAAAATCTGGGACCTGGCCTCTGGCCAACTCAAGCTCACCCTCACCGGTCACATCTCGACGGTCCGCGGCCTGGCGGTATCACCACGACACCCCTACATGTTCTCCTGCGGTGAAGACAAGATGGTCAAGTGCTGGGATCTGGAAACAAACAAGGTCATCCGTCACTACCACGGCCATTTGTCAGGTGTATACACCCTCAAGCTCCACCCAACCCTCGACGTCCTCGTCACCGGTGGCCGCGACGGCGTAGCTCATGTATGGGACATGCGCACCCGAAGCAATGTCCATGTCCTGTCGGGCCACACCGGCACCGTCGCCGACCTTGTCTGTCAGGAAGCCGACCCCCAAGTCATAACCGGCAGCTTGGACTCCACCGTCCGAATGTGGGATCTCGCTGCGGGCAAGACGATGGGCGTGCTGACCCACCACAAAAAGGGCGTCCGCGCCttgaccacccacccaaccgAGTTCACCTTCGCAACAGGCAGCACAGGGAGCATCAAGCAGTGGAAGTGCCCCGAGGGAGCCTTCATGCAGAACTTTGACGGCCACAACGCCATTATCAACACCCTGTCGGTCAACGACCAGAACGTGTTGTTTTCGGGTGGAGACAACGGGTCGATGAGCTTTTGGGACTGGAAGAGCGGGCATAGGTTCCAGGCGTTGGACACGACGGCTCAGCCGGGCAGTTTGGATGCTGAGTCGGGGGTGATGAGCTCCATTTTTGACCATTcggggtcgaggttgatcTGTGGTGAGGCTGATAAGACTA TCAAAATCTGGAAAGAGGATCCCGATGCCACGCCAGAGACACACCCGTTGGAGTGGAAGCCGACCTTGGCTGCTAGTAGGAAGTTTTAA
- a CDS encoding uncharacterized protein (COG:K; EggNog:ENOG503NWEB) codes for MAARWGSFLTQAVAGVEARLDNILSEDNDGSAQTKEAKPAPPASPVKQSPGPSRTSSGTRANDRLQERLARAIAAKTAGQKPLSAQGSPRQSLDAASRTSIDSIGPASPALKDAPMDTSSPRGSLDVVRTSQDNAVKEVDTKQDLKNGTTTEQGVTDDANGAKVSPDAPPPAEVPLLNTPTVEAPTPTPAPETEEIITNKPDQTTVGDEETQKDGNNVPDVAQTQQQEEIHGYIERIDALEAKLQFLAREATDSARKAALAAPAGSLEKKLAEKDQQIAQLMEEGKKLASTEQKHRTIMKKLQLKVGEGEKEINNLKMAKDKSDKELDNLRLRARRADELERSQVVLQKQYDQGQKELGSLRPEIRSKDATIADLRSQLQKAKDQVDELSAKANERPREQDKRRIDDLEEQVAALKVEKTLVADRAKAQANDLREQVERANERARVQELELKAEVQMMEGKLEAMRMRAEEASSGVAGDSQAKLLRQIEQLQTQYSIASENWQGIETNLLARIAGLEKERDEALQRESDMRRKAREAAVRAKRHEEELEETKTKIPTIQQDVKSYQAQLDALTRRAEAAETALSEAKSELERQKQAFEAEKERLQTSFHQPIVERPRSWLEDLPGTPLFKPDSRPASPQLSAVPQRTFSTDFLGIQTLTSKARKISGAQSSNSEAGDANSRIGLPVPGMGSFSRRPSAQPPARPTLPSHPTSNSGIFSPTSIFSPTSEAAPPSILNNHREIQQGEDAFSGSGGRDNDKNNIMQDMVSVSTVAAGPSVQLVERMSAAIRRLESEKVAAKEELSRISKQRDEARAEIVAMMKKVEENSAAVKRVEVLEGEVREVKERYETTLELLGEKSEEVEELRADVEDVKAMYRELVERTIK; via the exons ATGGCCGCGCGATGGGGGTCGTTTCTGACCCAGGCCGTAGCTGGTGTGGAAGCTCGCCTGGATAATATACTCAGCGAGGACAATGATGGCTCGGCGCAAACGAAGGAGGCCAAGCCCGCCCCTCCTGCTTCGCCAGTGAAGCAATCGCCAG GGCCCTCCAGGACCTCCTCGGGCACCCGCGCAAACGATCGGCTCCAAGAAAGGCTTGCGCGGGCCATAGCTGCGAAAACGGCCGGTCAAAAGCCCCTTTCTGCGCAGGGAAGCCCGCGCCAAAGTCTAGACGCAGCGAGCCGCACATCGATCGATAGTATAGGTCCGGCGAGTCCAGCATTGAAGGATGCGCCAATGGATACTTCTTCGCCGCGGGGCTCCCTGGATGTTGTCAGAACGTCCCAAGATAATGCCGTGAAGGAAGTTGATACCAAACAAGACTTGAAAAATGGGACAACAACGGAACAGGGGGTCACAGACGATGCCAACGGCGCGAAGGTATCCCCCGatgcaccaccgccagccgAAGTGCCTCTCCTGAACACGCCAACCGTGGAAGCGCCCACCCCTACTCCTGCCCCTGAAACAGAggagatcatcaccaacaagccGGACCAAACAACAGTTGGAGACGAAGAAACGCAGAAGGATGGCAATAATGTGCCGGACGTGGCTCAGacccagcagcaggaggagattcATGGCTACATAGAGCGCATCGATGCTCTTGAAGCCAAACTGCAGTTTCTCGCGAGAGAGGCCACAGACTCAGCCAGGAAGGCCGCCCTTGCTGCACCGGCTGGAAGTCTCGAGAAGAAGTTGGCGGAAAAGGACCAGCAGATCGCCCAGCTcatggaggagggcaagaagctcgCCAGTACTGAGCAAAAGCACCGTACGATTATGAAGAAGTTGCAGCTCAAagttggcgagggtgagaAGGAGATTAACAACCTGAAGATGGCAAAGGACAAATCTGACAAGGAGTTGGATAATTTGCGTCTGCGCGCTCGCCGAGCAGATGAGCTGGAAAGATCACAGGTGGTTCTACAAAAGCAGTATGATCAAGGTCAGAAGGAACTCGGCAGCTTGCGACCAGAGATACGGTCGAAGGATGCTACCATCGCGGACCTCAGAAGTCAACTGCAAAAAGCCAAAGACCAAGTAGACGAGCTATCGGCCAAGGCAAACGAACGCCCGAGAGAACAGGATAAGCGACGTATCGATGATCTGGAAGAGCAGGTGGCTGCTCTCAAGGTCGAAAAGACTCTGGTGGCAGATCGTGCCAAAGCGCAAGCAAACGACCTTCGAGAGCAGGTGGAAAGGGCGAACGAGCGAGCCCGTGTGCAAGAGTTGGAGCTAAAGGCTGAGGTCCAGATGATGGAAGGGAAGCTCGAGGCCATGAGGATGCGAGCAGAGGAGGCATCTTCGGGTGTGGCTGGAGACTCGCAAGCCAAACTACTGCGGCAGATCGAACAGCTGCAGACACAGTACTCCATCGCGAGTGAAAACTGGCAGGGAATTGAGACCAACTTGCTGGCTCGTATTGCTGGgctggaaaaggaaagagaCGAGGCTCTTCAAAGAGAATCGGACATGAGGCGGAAAGCTCGCGAGGCG GCCGTCCGCGCAAAGCGTCACGAAGAGGAACTGGAAGAGACCAAGACCAAAATCCCCACGATCCAACAAGATGTCAAATCCTACCAAGCCCAACTTGACGCCCTCACCAGACGTGCTGAAGCGGCTGAAACGGCCCTCTCAGAAGCCAAGTCTGAGCTCGAAAGGCAAAAGCAAGCCTTCGAAGCCGAAAAGGAAAGACTCCAAACCAGCTTTCACCAACCCATCGTCGAGCGCCCCCGCTCCTGGCTCGAGGATCTCCCTGGCACACCCTTGTTCAAACCAGACAGCCGCCCTGCCTCGCCTCAGCTCTCCGCCGTCCCTCAGCGAACATTTAGCACCGACTTCTTGGGCATCCAAACCCTTACCAgcaaggcgaggaagatttCTGGCGCGCAGTCCAGCAACAGCGAGGCGGGGGATGCCAACTCCCGCATCGGGCTGCCCGTCCCCGGAATGGGTTCTTTTAGTCGAAGACCCTCGGCCCAACCGCCTGCCCGCCCTACTCTGCCCTCCCACCCGACGAGCAACAGTGGGATCTTCAGTCCCACGTCTATTTTCAGTCCTACGAGTGAGGCTGCCCCGCCTTCGATATTGAATAACCACCGGGAGATCCAGCAAGGGGAAGACGCCTTCAGTGGGAGTGGCGGGAGGGATAACGATAAGAACAACATCATGCAGGATATGGTCTCCGTCTCCACTGTTGCTGCCGGGCCGTCGGTTcagttggtggagaggatgagcGCCGCGATTAGGAGGCTGGAGTCGGAGAAGGTGGCggcgaaggaggagttgTCGAGGATTTCGAAGCAGAGGGATgaggcgagggcggagattgtggccatgatgaagaaggtggaggaaaaCAGTGCTgcggtgaagagggtggaggtgttggagggggaggtgagggaggtgaaggagcgGTATGAGACCACGCTGGAGCtgctgggggagaagagcgaggaggtggaggagttgagagCTGATGTGGAGGATGTTAAGGCTATGTAtagggagctggtggagaggacTATTAAGTAG
- the YDC1 gene encoding alkaline ceramidase ydc1 (COG:I; EggNog:ENOG503NV52): MALASAFRIPYREARTGFWGEQTSTLNWCEEDYNISYYCAEVVNTLTNLVFMYLGFKGLRNVIKYAHSKVFILVFLGYIVVGLGSMAFHTTLKYEMQLADELPMIYTICIMAYVAFGTNKSPAVKGLLAVFLLGLATFITVYYLYAKDPVFHQVAYGLLTASTIFRGFHVLEGVLRPAFKKRNPATCDQHMKEMWTLALTGIFMFLAGFLIWNIDNVFCHHITQTKQKVLLPWAIIFEGHGWWHILTGLAYHMILWRLWSNCCLEGKEDEFMLDWKPLRTIPQVVPRNKGTAHLKTQ, from the exons ATGGCATTGGCTTCGGCATTTCGGATTCCTTACCGGGAGGCGCGAactgggttttggggggagcAGACGTCGACGTTGAACTGGTGTGAAGAg GACTACAACATCAGCTACTACTGTGCTGAAGTGGTCAACACACTTACAAACTTGGTTTTTATGTACCTTGGCTTCAAAGGACTACGCAATGTCATCAAGTATGCGCACTCCAAGGTGTTCATACTCGTGTTTCTCGGCTACATTGTCGTGGGTCTCGGTAGCATGGCGTTCCATACTACGCTGAAGT ATGAGATGCAACTCGCAGACGAACTCCCCATGATATACACCATCTGCATCATGGCATACGTGGCTTTTGGAACCAACAAGTCTCCTGCTGTGAAGGGTCTTCTCGCGGTATTCCTGCTGGGACTTGCCACTTTTATCACGGTTTATTATCTTTACGCAAAGGACCCAGTCTTCCATCAGGTGGCTTATGGTTTATTGACGGCGTCAACAATCTTCCGCGGATTCCACGTCCTGGAAGG TGTGTTGCGACCAGCGTTCAAGAAAAGGAACCCTGCCACGTGTGACCAGCACATGAAGGAAATGTGGACACTGGCTCTGACAG GCATTTTCATGTTTCTGGCTGGTTTCCTCATCTGGAACATTGATAACGTCTTTTGTCACCACATCACGCAAACGAAGCAAAAGGTTCTTCTACCGTGGGCCATCATCTTTGAAGGGCATGGATGGTGGCACATCCTAACCGGCCTTG CATACCATATGATTCTCTGGAGATTGTGGTCCAACTGTTGCCTGGAGGGGAAAGAGGACGAATTTATGCTGGACTGGAAGCCGTTACGCACAATCCCGCAAGTGGTCCCGCGTAACAAGGGTACAGCTCATCTCAAGACCCAGTGA
- a CDS encoding uncharacterized protein (COG:O; EggNog:ENOG503P4ET): MAARHYIKLTLGLSQLVREIESQAIAAQQQIGLVRTQMASKQREMRLAQLTRSEISSLPPDTAVYEGVGKMFVGLPVPTLQEKLSSQVKENETELEALSKRLHYLETTDKNSREHIEKMLKGQA; this comes from the exons ATGGCGGCAAGACATTACATCAAACTAACCTTGGGCCTTTCGCAGCTCGTCAGAGAGATCGAGTCGCAGGCCATCGCTGCGCAACAGCAGATCGGCCTGGTCCGCACTCAGATGGCGTCCAAGCAGCGTGAGATGCGGCTAGCCCAGCTGACGCGCAGCGAGATCTCATCATTGCCACCCGACACGGCTGTCTACGAGGGAGTCGGGAAAAT GTTCGTTGGGCTTCCGGTGCCCACGTTGCAGGAGAAACTGAGCTCTCAGGTCAAGGAGAATGAGACCGAGTTGGAGGCTCTATCCAAGAGGCTGCACTACCTCGAGACGACGGACAAGAATAGCCGGGAGCACATTGAGAAGATGCTCAAGGGACAGGCTTAA
- a CDS encoding uncharacterized protein (EggNog:ENOG503P128; COG:S), which translates to MPRSSYLSSDDESVDITYRRYAAARDRSRGPSGPPPPPGGPPHYIQTVVRDARDTRPSGPTGYFQGPSFLNSTDQREMTMVRARSRERRSPPIVAGPPQPPPPPAVVINQNRINQGQGRSRRGSSSSSDESSHVSSRFHHHSHSRHHSHSRVGHSRSSSTHSHLEDARERWELERAREQLRAMQVSNERREQERQLDRYNDEKFARAQADRELERLRREDEARRREEMAEEKANRNKSDWELEQLRREKEARRAQEMAEEKANRNKSDWELEQYRREKEAKRQQERMAEASSRDKASWELAHYRKEKEEMETREQMEARLRLQQLREKDEAEAARQRYELEKFLKEEEERQIREKYTDEYELDRLRHEIGRIKRREEEMKRERHEEEERQLREAKAELDRIKKKEEEARREKQKEEEQEYKMGKAELDRLKKQKEQEERDRHYKEDAEFRAAKAELDKIKAEKARKAEEERIAREIELKKLAEEKKAAEEKARREKEEEEAVARWKAKEAERIAKEKAEEEAREKEFQRRLQEQLIHSGLDEKAIEAILKKEKIKKDKEKKDREDERERERERERDNNNQIARPTYTRMSLRHLDIETLAHFRIEWEWDAEPGYILIKRWVPEWEQQQLWEHTKKIRIVEKRKEEKVVLKIKDHREEDDKYEFVRRRRRSKSPSLLMYLAGGRPA; encoded by the exons atgccCCGGTCTTCTTACTTGTCGAGTGACGACGAGTCCGTCGACATCACCTACAGGCGCTATGCTGCTGCCCGCGACCGGTCTAGAGGGCCTTCtggcccccctcctcctcctggtgGCCCGCCTCATTACATCCAGACTGTAGTCCGCGATGCCCGGGACACCCGCCCTTCGGGTCCCACGGGTTACTTCCAGGGCCCTTCATTCCTCAACTCAACCGACCAGCGAGAAATGACCATGGTCCGCGCCCGCTCAAGAGAGCGccgctcccctcccatcGTCGCCggccctccccagccccctccccctccggccGTGGTGATCAACCAGAACAGGAtcaaccaaggccaaggtcGGTCCCGCCGcggctccagctcctcctcggacgAGTCCAGCCATGTCTCCTCCCGCtttcaccaccactcccactcgcggcaccactcccactcccgcGTGGGCCACTCCCGTTCCTCGTCCACTCACTCCCACCTCGAAGACGCCCGCGAAAGGTGGGAGCTCGAGCGGGCCCGGGAGCAGCTCCGCGCCATGCAGGTCAGCAACGAGCGCAGGGAGCAGGAGCGCCAGCTCGACCGCTACAACGACGAGAAGTTTGCCCGGGCCCAGGCCGACCGGGAGCTGGAGCGCCTCCGCCGCGAGGACGAAGCCCGCCGGCGGGAGGAgatggccgaggagaaggccaaccGGAACAAGTCCGActgggagctggagcagcTCCGCCGCGAAAAGGAGGCGAGGCGGGCGCAGGAgatggccgaggagaaggccaaccGCAACAAATCCGACTGGGAGCTCGAGCAGTACCGCCGTGAGAAAGAGGCCAAGCGCCAGCAGGAGCGCATGGCGGAGGCGTCCTCGCGGGACAAAGCCAGCTGGGAGCTGGCGCACTACcgcaaggagaaggaggagatggaaaCTCGGGAGCAGATGGAGGCCCGGCTCAGGCTTCAGCAATTGAGAGAAAAGGATGAGGCGGAGGCTGCTAGGCAGAGGTATGAGCTCGAGAAGTTcctcaaggaggaggaggagaggcagatCAGAGAGAAGTACACCGATGAGTACGAGCTTGATAGGCTCCGGCATGAGATTGGCCGCATCAAGCGtcgtgaggaggagatgaagcgGGAGAggcacgaggaggaggagcgccaGCTGAGAGAAGCCAAGGCCGAGCTTGACCGGataaagaagaaggaggaggaagccaggagggagaagcagaaggaggaggagcaggagtacAAGATGGGCAAGGCTGAGCTGGACAGGctcaagaagcagaaggagcaggaggagcgtGATAGGCACTATAAAGAAGACGCCGAATTCCGCGCGGCCAAGGCAGAGCTCGATAAGatcaaggctgagaaggctCGCAAGGCGGAGGAAGAGCGGATCGCCCGGGAGAtcgagctcaagaagctcgccgaggagaagaaggctgctgaggaaaaggcaaggagggagaaggaggaggaagaggctgttGCTCGGTggaaggccaaggaagccGAGCGGAtcgccaaggagaaggctgaggaggaggccagaGAGAAAGAGTTCCAACGCCGCCTCCAGGAGCAACTCATCCACTCCGGCCTCGACGAGAAGGCAATTGAGGCCATcctgaagaaggagaagatcaagaaagacaaggagaagaaggacagggaggatgagagggaaCGCGAAAGGGAACGCGAGagggacaacaacaatcaGATTGCCAGGCCGACCTACACCAGAATGTCCCTGAGGCACTTGGACATTGAGACGTTGGCCCATTTCAGGATcgagtgggagtgggatgcG GAGCCCGGTTACATCCTCATCAAGCGCTGGGTGCCCGAgtgggagcagcagcagctctggGAGCACACCAAAAAGATCCGCATCGtcgagaagaggaaggaggagaaggtcgtcctcaagatcaaggaccatcgcgaggaggacgacaaGTACGAGTTTgtgcgccgccgccgtcggtCCAAGTCCCCCAGTTTGCTCATGTACTTGGCTGGTGGCCGGCCCGCGTGA
- the MIC13 gene encoding MICOS complex subunit mic13 (EggNog:ENOG503NYKI; COG:C): protein MSDGARKTSPKSTFHFLAGLSSGITSAVLLQPIDLLKTRVQQRTSHSTPHHPHGASALRLALAEIRSAPHLLPALWRGAVPSALRTGFGSAIYFTSLNSIRHRLSSPALANANNHSSTLPKLSHIANLTSGAVARSFAGFILMPLTVLKVRYESTLYSYNSLPRAALDIYRHEGIRGFFSGFGATAIRDAPYAGLYILFYEQSKKHLSNLYMDKSGNGGAATINFASAIFSGAVCSAISNPFDAVKTRIQLQPDGYRNMVHAAKRMVSEEGLRSLMDGLGLRMGRKAASSALAWTVYEELIRRAEGSWTKKDGVRGGEKEAGKL, encoded by the exons ATGTCCGATGGCGCCCGCAAGACGTCTCCGAAGTCGA CCTTCCACTTCCTAGCCGGCCTCTCCTCCGGCATAACCTccgccgtcctcctccaaccaatcgacctcctcaaaacCCGCGTCCAGCAACGAACCTCCCACTCCACCCCGCATCACCCCCACGGCGCCTCGGCCCTCCGCCTCGCCCTCGCTGAAATCCGCTCGgctcctcacctcctcccagccCTATGGCGCGGTGCCGTTCCCTCGGCCTTGCGAACCGGCTTCGGCTCCGCAATCTacttcacctccctcaactcgATCCGTCACCGTCTGTCCTCTCCAGCGTTAGCCAACGCGAATaaccactcctccaccctcccgaAACTTTCCCACATCGCCAATTTGACATCGGGAGCAGTAGCCAGGAGTTTCGCGGGCTTTATTCTCATGCCTTTGACGGTGCTGAAGGTGAGATATGAGTCGACATTGTACAGCtacaactccctcccccgcgcAGCGCTAGACATCTACCGACACGAGGGCATCCGCGGGTTCTTCTCCGGCTTTGGCGCCACCGCTATCCGGGACGCTCCCTATGCTGGTCTCTACATATTATTCTACGAACAGTCCAAAAAgcacctctccaacctctacATGGACAAATCCGGAAACGGAGGCGCAGCCACAATCAACTTTGCCAGCGCGATATTCTCCGGGGCGGTCTGCTCGGCGATCAGCAACCCGTTTGATGCGGTTAAGACGAGGATTCAGCTTCAGCCGGATGGCTACAGGAATATGGTGCATGCCGCCAAGAGGATGGTGAGCGAGGAAGGGCTGAGGAGCTTGATGGATGGGctggggttgaggatggggaggaaggcggcgagTAGTGCGCTTGCTTGGACGGTGTATGAGGAGCTGATTAGACGGGCGGAGGGGAGCTGGACGAAGAAGGATGGGGttaggggaggggagaaggaggcggggAAGTTATAG